The genomic segment CTGGAAATACAGCATTATCAGTTTAAGTTGTAAATTAGTTGTGAGATTACCATTGCAAGTAGAAAAACAAGAATTACTGGATAAAGCATTTAATTAATAGTTTTCTGCTTCTGTCTTGACCAGTATTAATTTGGACATTTAGAAGATATTTGAGTTTAATACCAATATGTTGCTCTGAAGAAAATGTTCATTGGTGTTTACAAGTTTTATTTTCTTCCCTCTGTTTATGTAGTGATTGCAACTGATCTGTTATTGTCTTTTGACTTGTCTTTTTCTTAGGAGTCTCATAAGAAAACAATGGATACATTAACAAGGAATGATGAAAATCTATCCGCTTCACTGTTGAATGTCACCAAGCTGGAAAATTCATTATCTGCTGCTGGTGAGAAGTTCATCTTTATGCAAAAGCTTCGTGAGTTTGTTTCTGTTATATGTGACTTTTTGCAGGTACGGATTATCTGATTTATCAATCTCCAATTTATTTTGGTGCCCTCCATAGTTGCCAAATCTTAACGTGATAGATCAATTATGTTGTTCTCTTTATTTGTTTTGCTACTGTCACTGAGCATAAGTGACCGAAAGTATGGAGAATCTGTTGTCCTAGCACCCGCCATCTTTATTTTTCTGTATATGTTAAATCCTGCTGTTAGTTATTAGGAGCTTTGAGGTTATAACTACTTAGATTGCTTCACTTCAGCCATCTTTAGATTCTCTTCCAATTTTTCTGTCACTGTATAGATCCAAGTAGGTTTTGGTACTGAAGGATCTATAAATATTGTTATTTTGGAGTTCTTAACTCATATGTTGGTTTACTGCTTTGAATCATGTTGTTTAACGTGCtacttttgtaattttgaagataattttatcaattttggaacTTTCAGATTTTCTAGTGTCTTTTACATGTATGCTCTGTTAGTTGACGTATATTTAGTTCTTTTCTTTATCATCTATCAATTAAGACGATGTAGATGAGGTTGCGTTCTTCTCATGGCAGTACATgctattttttctctttctaaaTTCAGGTGGAATTATGAACTGAGGTTTATAATATGTAGGGCAGCAATTGTGGAAGAGTTGGTTATATAGGTTGTCTTGTCTCCTTTAGTGTGATGATGAGCATGAAAGTGGCATATAGAGAATTATTCTTTTTCAAAGAATGTCTCAGGGACCCATCTGATGGTTTTTTTGACTGCTTAAATTTTGATGATTCTGGGTGTCAATTGTATATTCACCTCTTTCCTCATttagtttcaattttcttctGTTGGCTTTGGATAATGTTCTCCTGTTTGGTATCATTGCCATTGTGGATTATCTGCTGTTGTAGTGCTCCTCGTGCTCCCAATATTCATGCATACATATTCCTCCTCACTTTGAGCAGTAATACAGACACTACCGCTTGCTTGTGAATGAAGTCATTGTGCAATACATAGATAGAAGAAAGTTTTTTGATCCTCAGTTGTTTTTCTCAAGTTGAAGAATATCTTCATCTGTGCTATAGTGTTATTTTGTGAGTGAGCTGTGTGGATTCATACTGGATGTAAATTTGAGACTTCTCTTTTGGTTTATGTGCTATTCACTCTGTTACATTTTATACGTCACTGTTTTGGTTTGTGtcaaaaaagtttcaagaaagtATATAAAGCCTAACTTGACCCTTTATACAAATCCTAAGAAATAATCGTAGGAGGCATGTTGCCATGATAAATAACATTACAAACCATCTCTTAACTATGGTAGTTGTGCCTCATGTAAAACTTCAAATTCAACTAACAAAATAGTGTTGTTCAATTGATGGGCAATAATGGGAACAGTTGCTTTGCTAGCTGATGTATTTTTGTCAAATTCTACTTTTCTTAAGTATGCGCAAAGTTGTCAATGACATATAATGTGGGTTGGAGAAGAATGCTATGGATACTCTAGGGTTTTCTGGTGTAACATCTTGCCCTTGCCCTGGTTACATGTAGGAGTTTCCATGACTTTCCTTGAAGGGCTTTGAGCATTTTGTTTGGCTGTTTTCATCTTTTGTTGCTTGTTCTTGGTCTACTCTGCTAGATAGTGTTTTCTAAATGTAACATTAATGTAATTTTGATCTGATATTAATCTTGCTCTTTGCAGCATAAGGCTCCTtttattgaagaacttgaagaTCAGATGCAGAAGCTTCACGAAGAAAGAGCAGCTGCAATTCTAGAAAGAAGAATCGCTGATAATAACGATGAAATGAAGGAATTAGAACCAGCTGTGAGTGCAGCAATGTCTGTTTTTCGTAAAGGTGGAAGCAGTGCAGCAATGATAGAATCAGCTATAAGTGCTGCTCAGGCTGCATCTGCAGCTGCAAGAGAATTAAGAGACTTACCTGTGGAGCTAGATGAACTCGGCAGAGATTTGAATCTGCAGAAACGAATGGATTTAGCTAGGAGGGCAGAGGCTCGACAATACAGGAAAGCTAAGTCAGATTCAAAGAGATTGTTGTCCATGGAAATTGACAGTCCTAATCAGCCAATGGAAGGGGAATCAAGTACTGATGAAAGTGACAGTGAGAGTACAGCTTATCAGTCAAGTCGTGATCAGTTGCTTCAGATTTCTGAACAGATCTTCAGTGATGCAGCTGACGATTATGCTCAACTTTCAGCAGTTGTAGAAAGGTTTGAGAGATGGAAAAAGGAGTATGCTTCAAGCTACCGTGATGCTTATATGTCACTAAGTGCGCCTACGATTTTCTCTCCTTATGTAAGGCTTGAGCTTCTAAAGTGGGATCCACTTCATGAGGATTCAGACTTTATTCATATGAAATGGTATGGAGCGTCCAGTTGAAATTTGGCTGTACAATTTGAGCAACACTTTGATTAAATGCCTTTTTGTTTCACGATTCACTCTAGAATATTTTGCTGACTCCTGGCAAGGTTAAGGTCTCTGGGACCCGCACAATTGTGCAGCttcttgcttcttcttcttcttctttctttattattttattctggCCTTCTTTGTTTACCCTTTTTTCCGTGAATCATGTCATTTCATTTATACATTATTTATATcactaatattttttatttttcttgggtcaacgatgaaaaaattttaaacaaacaaAATCCTGTTACAAATTAGCCAAACCATGATAGTGTAACTTATAGATGTGTTCTTATTTTTCTGTTAGATGTAGTACTTTCATATCGTGGAACTTGAATGTCCAGTAACTATTCTTTTTGGTGGATTTGCTGGTCAACTGAATCAAATTACCTCGaggttgaaaattttttcttggCTTGACCCGCATGGTTGCAACTGTAGTAGCTTTCTAGCTTCAAATATACAGTGGCTGTTGTCTGTAATTCTGCTGTCCACTTCTAGAGCAGGGCAATAATTTTAGTGGGGGTTGTCTCTTTTAAATGCTCGTATCATTTAAACAAGCATGGTGGAAATTTTTTGTGAGCTTGATGATTTCTACCAGTTAGCCATGGTTAGGTAGACCACTGAATGCAGAGATAAAAGAGTATGAGATTATTGACTTCACTTTTGTTGTAACGTGCTAATGAAAGAGAATGAGATCTTTTtgttttggcttttttttttttttttttatgatgctGAGTCTATCATCTCTCCTACTTTCAGGCACTCCTTGTTATTTGATTATGGTCCAGAAGATGATGCTGACGCCAACCTTATTCCGGAACTAGTAGAGAAACTGGCAATTCCAATTTTGCATCACCAGTTAGTATACTGCTGGGACATGCTTAGTACACGTGAAACAGAGTACGCTGTTTCTGCTACAAACTTGGTCTTAGGATATGTTCCTCCATCCAGTTTGGCACTTGGGAACTTAGTAGCTGCACTTCGAGACCGCCTGGCTGATGCTGTGACCAATTTGATGGTATTTCTTATCTCCTTTTTGGATTATCATTTGCAGAGTATATCAACTAGTACTTGTCTTTCCTTAAATATTATATTCTTACTAAAAGGATATAAGTTTATAGGTGCCAACGTGGAACACACTTGTATTAAAAGCTGTACCAAACGCGGCAAGAGCTGCAGCGTACAGATTTGGTGTGTCTGTTCGTTTGATGAAGAACATATGTCGATGGCATAAGGTTCTTGCAAGGCCAGTATTGGAAAAGCTTGCTCTGGATGAACTGTTAATTGGCAAGATTCTTCCTCATCTTCGAAGCATTGAATCAAACATTCACGATGCAGTTACAAGAACAGAGAGAGTTGTTGCCTCCTTAGATGGGGTCTGGGCTGGTCCAAGTGTTACTGGGGATCGCAGGTACTTGTTTCTTCAAGTGAAAAGTGTCATTCTCTTGGTTTAAAATGGAAGTATGTCTAAGATGCTACTGAAGAATTGTGAAAGAAGCTTTTAAGTTAAAttttcaagttttaccaaatcttaGGATCAcagaaaaataattcttaaaGTTGAGTTTGCTTTTGAGATAGCATCTTTGCTTGATCTCACTTGCTATTTGGTCAGGCACGATTGCAAAAATATGATTTACATATTTATCCTTGCCACTACAAACAATACAGACCTACATGCTCCTCCTGTATCAAGCCTGAAATTAAGGTGGATTTAGAAAATACAATAGATAAAGGGAAAAGTGGGGAAACATAGTTGCCAGTTTGCTTGGGTTTTGTAGTGGCTTAGTATGTGGGCAATTGCCTCTCTCTATATACAGCATTCACTAAGTGTATAAATTGTAGCAAAACTTTCTGTTTGTGCTGAAGTGACATATTTCAGAGGGACAGATGGTCTTACGTGGCATGGGTATTTAGTGTGTGGAGGAGGTAGAGAGGAAAAGTAGGGAAGTTTGGTAAGAGATGAAAGCCTTGTGAAATGCTAAGCCAGGAAAAGCCCTGTGTTCAAGCATATAAAAGAAAGTTAACTTTATGGGCTAATATCTGTATCTGGATGGTTTCATCTCATGAGGACCCTTCTGAGTCAATCCTTTTAATGAAAATGATTAGAGTTGGACATGATTCCAACTTGACATTCAAAACTCTCTGAATGCTCACCCTAAATTGTCCAGTGCAACCTTGAGGTTCAAggtcattcattcattaaaatgttttttttttttttgggatactATGTTGCCAGTTATTTAGTTCTCTATTTATTGCATGTGGTACGCGCATCTTTTTCTCCATGGCTTTCAATAGCATGTGGCTTTCAATGGCATGTTGCATGTAAATTAGTGATGAATTTTTGAAGGCCTTGCGTTGTCACCTGACTAATTTCCTTTGCCCCATGATACAAGTCAGCAATGGACTGTTACCCTACTTCTCATATGAGTAAACTCACTGTATCCTCACTATGCTTGTAGCCCAAAACTGCTGCCACTGGTGGAATTTTTGCTATCACTTGGAAGGACGCTGGAGAAGAGGCATGTTTCTGGTGGGATTCAGACAGAAACTGCTAAACTTGCTCGCCGATTGAAGAAGATGCTTGTGGAGCTAAATGAGTACGACCAAGCTAGGGCAATATTAAGAACCTTTAGTCTCAAGGAGGCGTTGTGACTCCCTTATCTCCGATGTCTAATTGTCCCTCTTGCTCCTCCTCTGTCTAATGGTTCCCCCTTGCTTGTACATTTAATGGTTTCAAGGACTTGGGGAGCTAACATCAGCTCTTGCTTAGGAAAGTTCATAAAGcacaattttgaaaagaatgagATTCCTTGATACACCGAGTTAGCATAGTCTTTGAATTAGATGCCCTTGGCCCCCCCTCTGGTGGCCCAGGTAATGCATTTTGTGTTACGTTAGCTTATGTTTTGCTTCGAGCTGAGGCTCTGGTGCCCCCTCTCTTCTCCATCAGTATGAAAACCCTATGAATTATTGGTTTCGTGTTATAGTCACGGAGAAACCAAAAGATGAGCTCTTATCAAGAACCCCAATTCCGGCCCCTTTCGATTCGTCGTCTTTCTATCAAGATCCATATGAAGTATCGATTTCACGTTTTGTCTGGACATGGAaggccttttcttttctcgtGTATTCTAATGAGAATGCAGCCCTTGTAACTTTGTTTTTAAGGTTCGGCAACTGGAACTTTTTGGTGGCTCTTGCGGATTGTTTGGTTAATTAGCAGATttatgtttgttttttttttgggtttttggggGTTGGGGGTCATAATAAACTTCCGTTTTGAGCTGTCTTTtagaaaagattagggtttcattgaagaaaatttcctaATTTTTAATATCTCAGTAAAGTGCGAAAGGTGACTAACGAGTCTCTTGTGTCTATCAAGATGGGATGTATTAACAAGCAGGAATGATTGGGACTACATGAATTCGGGACATAAAAAGTTAAACGACCGACAAGATGTCTTCTGTGACCGATAAAATTTGAGGAAACTTTCCGGACGGTCCATAAATTTTGTCTCTGTGCAGTTTTGGCCCCTCAACTATGTATTTCACAAATAAGcccttgaataaaaaaaaatttaagaactTTTTTCGTTAATTTTTACCATTAGAGGTGACGGAATTGGGGGCAAAATTgaacaaacaaaaaaatcaaCCCATGAAAACAACCTAAAAAGTCTGGTTGACTAATTATTTCATCAAATTCGAGCTAGAAAAggtaaaagaaagaagagaaagaaatatTAAACTCCATATCATATATTAGTTGACTTAATATAGTTGATTTTTAATCAAATAGAGGGTTGATTTTTTTGTTTGGACTTAATATAGCTCAAAATTGAGAGAAGCCCTTACATTacgcatttttttttgtttaaggaCTTATTTTTGTAACAATTTATAGTTAAGGGACCAAAATCGTTCAAAGCGAATAATTTAGGAGTCCGTCCGAAAGTTTCCTCATAAAATTTACACTAACGAGTGCCTTGAGAGAAAATCTAGCATAGAATGTTAGAAGTGCATCTTACAAAAAGGAGAATATGTGAAAATCGTTTAGGAAGCTCGCAAAATCGATTTCTTGTACATCATGACTAATTATGTTTGAGTGGCTGTTTAGGATCCAAACATTCGCCGAGAGCAAAAGGTTACAGTTGGAAAGGGGAAGGGATCGAGCAACAgaaatttgttgaaaaatttagGAGGCTATGAAAGAGAGATCATCCAAATATTCCTAAAATAAATTTCCACAATTTAGCTGCATCTTCCCCGCATTAAGACAAAATTGTTATCCAGTATCTACTAGTTTTAGCCAAGGCAGGCCCCAATCTGCACTTATTTGCATTTTGAGCCAAATACTCCGACTTTGCTCATAATCGTTCATGCCCCCTATTTCTCTCCTAAATTTGTGGTTGTGGCTCATCCCCTCCTACTACTAGTACGAGGATTACAACTTGCATCATTTTGATGGGGTGCGTTGTGAATTGTCGTCAGGCTGGATGGATATATGGGACATATTCACACGGCACCAACCAAAACATTACAAGTCAAGACATTGTTTGATTGCCAGAAGGCAGTCACTATTTTTGTTTCGATTTTGCctccaaatagcaaattcacATGCACTTTGACGTTAGGAGATGAGTAGGTGCCCTCGTGCAAGATTTAGCAGCCATGCAGACCACCGGGAGCAAGGGTAGATGCTTAACCACTTTTGCTCCACTAAACACCCAAATTAAAGATGTCTGCaaatgtaaaataaaaacaaataataataaaggaaATCTAAATCTTGTTGAACTTGACTTAGTATACACTGgtaagaaaatgagaaaaaaaggaGACTGTTcaaagaggaagaaaatttgtattttgttgattttgagaCCAACAGCATGTGGAAAGGAAAGATAGATAGGTCGAAAATGAGAAGAAACCTGCGCATGTACTTAGAATGTTAGGTACTAGGAGGTTGAAATTGGCTAACTCTTGCATGTAGAGTTGATATCAGTAGCCAACTGAATAGTTAGGTGTTTGGAGTTCTTGCGGAAATATGGTGGTTACAATTGTACGGGATGCTGggctttcaaatcaatcactcTTGAACCGTAGTTTTCAGATCACAGGTTGGATTTACAGACTTAAAAGGACTTCAGCAGTGTAAAGTGGAGCTCTAGCTGTGCAAGAAACTCCCAAAACGGGCTGTTGAATTTGTAAGTCACCATTGATTAGAAAGGAGGCTGGACCAAGAATGAATGAAAGGAATATCTAAATGAAATATAGGAAAAGAGGATGAAATGTCTGCACAGTATATAACTAGAGCATCTGAACAAAGATAAAGCCTATGAATTGAAGCAAAATAATTGGGAACTTGTAGGCTCACCTGGATATACTTTCCCTACTTTCAATGAACTTTatgagtatttttttttcttcttttggcaAAATTATCGTTTAATTAGGCAGGGTAGAAGCATTTGCATGTCAAACTACGGCGCATTTGGATGGTAGGAAATGAGGCTAATTGCTTAGATtataggtaaaaaaaaaaatgtctgcCAAATGCACCTCTGACACGGGCTTGTTCTTATTCTATACGTGCCGTACTGACTCAGCACTGCTGAACCATTTTGGtaacttttgattttgttttttacttCTGAGAAGGAGTCCCAGCAGTGAAGtacccaaaatacccctgcttaAATGCTCAATTAGACGTTTGATCGAAATTATAAGGTGGCGCCGCCGCGGAGTTCCTCAATTGGAACCGATAATAAGTATAGGGattaaattggtcaaaaaaatTATGTAAGGACTAAATtgacagtaaaaaaaaatatagggactaaattggccaTTTTTCCAATATATTATTTTCATGAAATAATTCTTCCACTTGTCCCTACCTAAAAGTTTACTTTAACGTCATATCAATTGGACTCCTAAAACGCCAAGTTTTAGTTGGTCCATTCAGATACATGAGCTTGTCCCCTCGTCTCTCTTCCAACCAGGATAATGTGGAGGCCAAGATTCACACGATCTTATAAATTGATAAGCTACCTACCTCTCTGTGGAGGAAGATTAGCTCAAGGTGCAGATTGCAAGGATAAGTACGGAGGGGGTCAATTGAAATGACCTCAATTATTAAGGGCCAGAGTAGATTTAAtctctttttcttctgttttttttttgggtgagtaAAAGTAAAAAGTGATCAGTTACTGAGAGCTTGATCCATATATTTAATTTGAATAGCATAGAGGGCCAAACTTGAATCATTCCTACAATGAATTGTTGAAGTAAAGATATTTATTAGTGCTTGTATTCGATTTAATCAATATTGTTGTTGGGATGGAAAGCAAAGGATGGAAGGAGAAGCAGAGCCAGCCAACGTACTTAATGAATCATTGTTGTTGATATACATATACTTAAATTAATGAGACAAGCCTCAAATTAAATACAACGCACTTATCTTCTTAAGTACGTTGCGTTGCCACTTAACTAACTAAAAGTAACTCATCCATTTGAACAGTAAAACATCTGACAACGTCAATATGTACTTTCTTATCATTGAAAACTAGTAAATTAAACTCACATTACGGTCCAAAAACTTTAATCAGTCAGTtgagatttcaatttcaatCGTTGCTTGGCAGCCGATTAAATCAACATatgcaaaatcaagaaatttgaacttttctttaattttttttaatgatgatGAGATGTTTACATGTAACCTACAATTGCAAGGTTATATTAACAAATTACAACTCTCATCTAAGAGAGTCGAAAATAACAAATCGTTCAATATCAATAATATCTTTTTCTCCACCACAGTACACATGTTCTAACTAGAATTTGCGAATATTTGACTCTTTTGGCACAAAAATATGCACAGCAGGAGCATTGTAGCgcatataaaaatatgtggGATGAGAATAAacgcataaaaaaaaaatactcaacAAATTTTTATCAAGCGGTAATCTTTCGTTTAGGATAACTTACAAATCTCCAACTACGAGACTTCTTCTCAAGTCTACTCTTAGgactcaattcaactcaactcTCTCTTCGAATAATAATCTAGTACACTAGtatatttttaaattacaaaagttcCTAGACCAAACCAGAACTTACTTGGATTTGGACTTACCATTGCCTAAATGACTTGAGCATGAGAAAAGGAAACTCCACGGGCTTAGAATCAAATTTGTACTAGGACACAACAACTATGAACTAAAAGGAAACATTGAACTTGCCAAACATCCATAAAGAGTTAATTAAATAATGAAAAGGTTGACAATAAGCAATTCGGTGTAAAAGAAATAGATTCGCAAGAAAATCGGAGCCCGTCAATTTGTTTGTTGACTGGTAGATGGGCAATTCATAAGCACTGTCGTAATTTTGTCCTTAGCCAGCACCTCTACAGTCTATATATAATCCAACACTATCTTAGAAATGTCTTAGGCCACTAGAGACGCTATTGCTTAAgttccaaaatttcagctcatatTTCTCTCTCTACTGGGGCCTGAGGCGAAGGCTTAATTAAGCTAAAAAAATGACTCGGTCTCCTTCTCCGAATGGACAAGCAGAAAAGGGTAGCAGAATCTTGATCATCGGAGCTACAGGTTTTATTGGTCACTTTATTGCACAAGCAAGTCTTGCTTCCGGTAAGTCAACCTATATTCTCAGCCGGGCAGCTGCCCGTTGCCCTTCTAAGGCCAGAGCCATCAAAGCTTTGGAGGATCAAGGAGCCATTAGTATTCATGTAAATTATCTCTATGCACCTTTTCTCTTTTATGCATGCATgattgcttttctttctttcgctgAAGCATGCGAGAATGTGTGAACTTGTAGTGGGAAGAACAATAAATGCTGGAAAAAGGAGAAGATTCTGACAGGAGGCAAAAAATTAAGGTCATGTATTGTTTAACAGCAATTTAATAAGTAATAGAATGGGCTGATATAGTGACTCTTCTGTGTTCTTTTATTGCTGGTAATCTATATCAATTGCAAAGGTGGTCATTTGGTGGAAGAACAAGAGTCTGTTGCTAGTCTAATAGGGTTTGAAATGTGAGGCTTTTTGCACCAAAACCTTCATTCTTTTGatgcatttttcaaaacttacccttgttatttttctttgtaaGATTTgacaatcaatatatatatatatatatattagcctCTATCAAGTAAATCTTAGTTCCCTAATacttaaaatttcctcatttcttaTTAAGTATGTACGCTCTCGTTCACGAAATTTTGACAACTATCTTGCTATCAGAAACTATGGAAGTTCTTTCCTGAATTTTTGGAGCTTATTCCACTATAGGCTTTTTCGCCTATTATAATTTAAGTGTGTGTCATACATGTGCATGTCTGGGGCCATCATTGTGATGTTTGTTTGTACAATGAGGTTTTTGGTTGTGGAAATCAGGGTTCTGTCAATGACCAAGAATTCATGGAAAAGACTTTGAAAGAGCATGAGATAGACATAGTTATATCAGCTGTCGGTGGAGGCAATTTACTAGAGCAAGTTATCCTCATCCGTGCCATGAAGGCTGTTGGTACTATTAAGGTACGAAAATGACACATAGTGGTAGTATTATCTGGCAAGTTTGCTAAATCTGAAAATCCAGGTGTTGTACCAGCCATTGCTCAAGAAACTGTAGTGGGTATTCTTCAATATATTATGCATATATTAATCCgatcaagaaaagaaatttaacgtcttgctagttttttttttatatatatagagatTCTTGCCCTCCGAGTTTGGGCATGATGTGGACAGAGCGGAGCCAGTGGAGCCAGGGCTGACCATGTACAATGAAAAACGAAGAGTCCGAAGGTTGATTGAGGAATCAGGAGTACCATATACTTACATTTGCTGCAACTCAATTGCCTCGTGGCCCTATTATGATAATACCCACCCTTCTGAGGTTTCGCCACCATTGGATCAGTTCCAAATTTATGGCGACGGCAGCGTCAAGGGTTTGTTCTATTATTCCTTGTTTGTGTGGTGCATTGCATTTCCACTTCCTGCGTAGCTTATAGTCTAAGGCCACTTTCATTAGTTGAATTACATTTGATGAATGCAGTAAAAGAATATGCAGGAAACGTTCATATACTGCTGTCAGATGTTATTGATACTACTATATAATTAATTACCCTCAAGGTATAAAATTTCTACGTAGGTTGCTTGAGAGTCCATATAACCCTAAAACTTGAGAAATGCCATGAAAATGGCAGGGATCAAGGAGGCAAATGACATGTTGGCGACCTACATTGCATTTGATAAATTTGTTTTGTCAAATGACAACTATTTTTGTAGTATTAGAGAGAAGGGGTCAGACCAAATGGAATACAATACAACAGCATTAGAGTTGACTGAAAGGAGTCCTCCTTTATTTACTCTTTACTACGAGTTGATTACGATTCATCATTGGTGTCAACTGCCGGTCTGCCGCTAGTTACTTCTTACCTggtattaacaaaaaaaaaaaagaaccatgGAACAAGTCAGACGACGttgtttggattgtagttttttgcagaaaattgctTACTGTATATTTTTCGTgaacaggtttttttttttaattatatttttaccttgtatatatattaaatcatattttttttaataaaaatttttaaaaatagcaatccaaacgagCTCTCTGCATTGAGGGAGAAAAGGATAAATTCACTTTAGCTGAGTTGAAATGTACAGTGTGCAGTTGATATAAGGCTTGCTTGGACTAGCAAGACATTTCCCTTTTCGATCCAGACAGACACTTTAATGTTGTTTTTGTCGTTCCAAGTACACAAGGAATAATGAATGCAACCGTGGAAGATATATCTTGTAGCTTCGTCTAAAACCACCTGTATAAGTAGTAGTAATATCTTTTACCTTCTATCGTGAAAATTGATCCATAATATTGGTTATTGGTTAAGAGAGGCTCTTGGCTATGGTTTTGAATTCCTATTTTTGGCAGCTTACTTTGTAGCCGGAGCAGATATTGGAAAATTTACTGTCAAAGCAACAGAGGATGTTCGGACCCTGAACAAAATCGTTCATTTCCGGCCCTCATGCAATTTTCTCAACATCAATGAACTGGCTACTTTGTGGGAGAAGAAAATTGGACGTACCCTTCCTAGAGTTGTTGTATCCGAAGATGACCTGCTTGCTGCAGCAGAAGGTATATCCACTCCCCCATTGTTTTCCAAGTTAATTCTTGAAAGATTTCTTCTCAATTTTTTGGGTGTGTTAATTAGTGTTGGTCATTGCAGAGAATATAATCCCACAAAGCGTGGTTGCATCATTCACCCATGACATTTTCATAAAGGGCTGCCAAGTAAACTTCCCTGTGGACGGACCTAATGAAATTGAAGTCAGTAGCCTGTATCCAGATGAGCCCTTTCAAACCATGGATGAATGCTTCAATGAATTTGCAGGCAAAATAGAAGAAGACAAGAAGCATGTTGTTGGCACTAAGGGGAAGAATATTGCACATCGCCTAGTTGACGTTCTTACCG from the Coffea arabica cultivar ET-39 chromosome 11e, Coffea Arabica ET-39 HiFi, whole genome shotgun sequence genome contains:
- the LOC113716715 gene encoding transcriptional repressor ILP1; this translates as MSSKARNFRRRGGDGADDDEDNDKSTKTPTTNGSTTTSSKPQFKSISSASRPKKPVTAVPKSRLSFADDEEADADQLPIKPRPSSSNSRLSRPSSSSSSHHKLSSSKDRIGPQTTASLPSNVQPQAGTYTKEALLELQKNTRTLASSRSARPEPPKSKPEVTPTEPVIVLKGLVKPKPNMVDDADGEIENDEMGVEQQGDLVRTERDEAKFRLGLRGKSEVSGGVIPDQATIDAIRAKRERLRQAGPAAQDYISLDGGSNHGEAEGLSDEEPEFRGRIGFFGAKIDGGKKGVFEDFEERVTAKDSAVLNSDDEDEEELEKLWEEEQARKGLGLGKRLDDGVSVGVSSSTAGGSSVNVPQSVPQQKFGFPIVASGSVYSSVQISSVDTVGPSIGGAVGGLPGSDEMPISQKAELAKKVLYDNVKMLKESHKKTMDTLTRNDENLSASLLNVTKLENSLSAAGEKFIFMQKLREFVSVICDFLQHKAPFIEELEDQMQKLHEERAAAILERRIADNNDEMKELEPAVSAAMSVFRKGGSSAAMIESAISAAQAASAAARELRDLPVELDELGRDLNLQKRMDLARRAEARQYRKAKSDSKRLLSMEIDSPNQPMEGESSTDESDSESTAYQSSRDQLLQISEQIFSDAADDYAQLSAVVERFERWKKEYASSYRDAYMSLSAPTIFSPYVRLELLKWDPLHEDSDFIHMKWHSLLFDYGPEDDADANLIPELVEKLAIPILHHQLVYCWDMLSTRETEYAVSATNLVLGYVPPSSLALGNLVAALRDRLADAVTNLMVPTWNTLVLKAVPNAARAAAYRFGVSVRLMKNICRWHKVLARPVLEKLALDELLIGKILPHLRSIESNIHDAVTRTERVVASLDGVWAGPSVTGDRSPKLLPLVEFLLSLGRTLEKRHVSGGIQTETAKLARRLKKMLVELNEYDQARAILRTFSLKEAL
- the LOC140021057 gene encoding leucoanthocyanidin reductase-like, translated to MTRSPSPNGQAEKGSRILIIGATGFIGHFIAQASLASGKSTYILSRAAARCPSKARAIKALEDQGAISIHGSVNDQEFMEKTLKEHEIDIVISAVGGGNLLEQVILIRAMKAVGTIKRFLPSEFGHDVDRAEPVEPGLTMYNEKRRVRRLIEESGVPYTYICCNSIASWPYYDNTHPSEVSPPLDQFQIYGDGSVKAYFVAGADIGKFTVKATEDVRTLNKIVHFRPSCNFLNINELATLWEKKIGRTLPRVVVSEDDLLAAAEENIIPQSVVASFTHDIFIKGCQVNFPVDGPNEIEVSSLYPDEPFQTMDECFNEFAGKIEEDKKHVVGTKGKNIAHRLVDVLTAPKLCA